In Coregonus clupeaformis isolate EN_2021a unplaced genomic scaffold, ASM2061545v1 scaf0776, whole genome shotgun sequence, a single window of DNA contains:
- the LOC123485634 gene encoding lysosomal acid glucosylceramidase-like gives MTMTLSTALILLALFIGVATLSRGSDECVARNFGHGSVVCECNSTRCDSIGSDTLPPLGQFLSFTSSKAGSRLQRGQGQVQKNSTGAVLRLTVVPYQKYQRIRGFGGAMTDSAAINIMSLSPGTQDQLLRQYFSAQGIGYSVVRVPMASCDFSTRLYTYADSPGDYNLDNFTLAPEDTNMKIPLLQRAQALSPRPLSLLASAWSAPAWLKTNGALTGKGSLKGQPGGKEHKTWAKYYVRFLEEYAKYNLSFWAMTTGNEPSAGRMTNYSFQALGFTAEEQRDWVGLDLGPALHTSTHPHTHLLILDDNRLLLPHWAKVVLSDVRAGRYIHGVGVHWYLDTLVPAELSLGTTHHLYPEYYLFGTEACAGWSPTDRGVRLGSWERAEQYAHSIIQDLNHYVVGWTDWNLALDQGGGPNWVKNFVDSPIIVDHSRDIFYKQPTFYSMAHFSKFLWEGSQRVGVSFSQETKLESSVFVRPDGSVVLTILNRSSSEVQFEVWDPAVGFISSSAPAHSLLTVAWNTH, from the exons ATGACCATGACATTGTCAACAGCACTCATCCTTCTCGCTTTGTTCATTGGAGTAGCAACACTATCCAGAG GCAGTGATGAGTGTGTGGCCCGTAACTTTGGCCATGGCTCGGTGGTGTGTGAGTGTAACTCCACCCGCTGTGACAGCATTGGGTCGGACACACTACCTCCACTGGGTCAGTTCCTGTCCTTCACCAGCAGTAAGGCTGGCAGCAGGCTGCAGAGAGGACAGGGACAGGTACAGAAGAACAGCACTGGAGCAG tTCTCAGGCTGACTGTGGTTCCCTACCAGAAGTACCAGAGGATTAGAGGGTTTGGAGGAGCCATGACAGACTCAGCTGCCATCAACATCATGTCTCTCTCCCCAGGAACACAGGACCAGCTACTACGACAGTACTTCTCTGCTCAGG GTATTGGGTACAGTGTGGTGCGGGTGCCCATGGCCAGCTGTGACTTCTCAACCCGTCTGTACACCTACGCCGACTCACCTGGAGACTACAACCTGGACAACTTTACCTTAGCACCAGAGGACACTAACATGAAG ATCCCCCTGCTGCAGCGAGCCCAGGCCCTGTCGCCCCGCCCCCTGTCTCTGCTGGCCAGTGCCTGGAGCGCCCCCGCATGGTTGAAGACCAACGGTGCTCTTACTGGCAAGGGCTCTCTGAAGGGCCAGCCTGGGGGCAAGGAGCACAAGACCTGGGCTAAATACTATGTCAg GTTCCTGGAGGAGTATGCCAAATACAACCTGTCGTTCTGGGCCATGACCACAGGCAACGAACCCTCTGCTGGACGGATGACCAACTACAG TTTCCAGGCTCTGGGCTTCACAGCAGAGGAGCAGAGGGATTGGGTGGGCCTGGACCTTGGCCCCGCCCTGCACACctccacacacccccacacacacctcctcaTCCTGGATGACAACAGACTGCTACTGCCACACTGGGCTAaagtg gtcctcagtgatgtgcgtGCTGGCAGGTATATCCATGGTGTTGGAGTCCACTGGTACCTGGACACCCTGGTGCCTGCAGAGCTCTCCCTGGGCACTACCCACCACCTGTACCCAGAGTACTACCTGTTTGGCACGGAGGCCTGCGCTGGCTGGAGCCCCACAGACAGAGGGGTCCGGCTGGGCAGCTGGGAGAGGGCTGAGCAGTACGCACACAGCATCATACAG GACCTGAACCACTATGTGGTGGGCTGGACAGACTGGAACCTGGCTCTGGACCAAGGAGGAGGGCCCAACTGGGTGAAGAACTTCGTGGACAGCCCCATCATCGTGGACCACAGCCGAGACATCTTCTACAAACAGCCCACATTCTATAGCATGGCCCACTTCAG TAAGTTCCTGTGGGAGGGGTCTCAGAGAGTGGGCGTGTCCTTCAGTCAGGAAACAAAACTGGAAAGCTCCGTCTTCGTCAGGCCAGATGGATCAGTGGTGCTTACCATACTCAACAG gtcGTCGTCAGAGGTCCAGTTTGAGGTGTGGGATCCTGCAGTgggtttcatctcctccagtgcTCCGGCCCACTCCCTGCTCACAGTTGCTTggaacacacactga